TACGGCGATGGCGGCCATGATGTATGCCGCTATCCACTGTTTTTTCAAACACTGCAACACAAGGATATCCTTTATACTCCAGAAGATGATGTTCAACCACTATATTAATCATTGCGGTCGTTGTCGGGGTTGGGATCAGATTGCATTCAGCCGGGAGTCGAATGAATTGAATCTTCTCCTTGTGAATGTCGAACGAGAGCAGCATGCCAACCTTATCATTATAATGaatttcatattgattattattGATTATTACCTCATCTTCTTCTACTTCCCTATTGGTTATCCTCCAGAAAAGATTGCCCCCGCAAAGGGTGGCTGGTGTACGAATATTTCCCCAAGCTTTTGATACCATTCGATTAGGAAAAGGAGAACAACCTGGTGGTGGGGAGATTTCAGCAACACTAGTAACTAAGTTTCTCCATGATTTAGTACCCAAAGTACAGACCATGGTGATAAACTTCGTATTGTCCTTCGAAGTAAATATAATTACAACCTTATACTCCTCTGACAATGAATCAAAACCCAGACCATGACACAAATATTCGCATCCACCATTGTTGGGTTGAAAATAGGGGAGGGAAAGTGTTTCACCCCTAGACGGGTTAATGACAATCATTGAAGCCGGATCCTTAGCAGATTTAGGTACTAGTGTTATACAAGCTAAACCATTACAATAACCTACTGGTTCACTTGTTTCTGGCAAATTTACGTTCATATACGATCTATATTTGAAATCATTTTCTAAGCTCAAAAAGCAAGCTTTTCTCTTATCACGTGCCCATACATTAAGAACATCAACAAATAGATTCAATTTACGATTTTTGCTATTAGCAAAGTGAGCCTTAGCAAATCGTGTATCATTAAAAATTGAATTGTACCATAACTTACTGACGCAGCTCCACTGAGCTAGAGTTCGAACTGGTAATCCGGTGAGAATGTTTTCGATTACGAGTTCCTCAGGAAGATGAGCTGCAGCATGATCAGCATCGATTTCTTTGTCTCTTTTCTTGTTGTTCAACCTTAAAGTTCTCTTCTTTTTCGACATCATCACTTATAACTTAGAGataaattgaaataaaaatcTGAACTTGATAAAATAAATCAGGGAACGAAGATAAATTTTGGAATTTGGGTTTCTAGAAAagggaagaaaagaaaatgaaactgagaaactgaaaagaaaaaaacctaatgacggctaggattttctctgGAAATCAACAGCGCTCCTGCATCCACCCTCTACCGTTTTTCCGTAAAGAATTTAGTGTTAGGAAAATTTAAGTGTATCGATATCATCACCCAGTATGATCCGCAAAGAATTTTGCGCTGACAAATTCCAAATACCAATATACAATATCATCACTTAATGATTTTATCATTATATTGCAGTAACGTCGCTGCGCTTACCTGGATTCCCAAATAGTGGTGTAGAGCAGTgtgtatttattaaaaaaataaaaataaagttgtAAGTAAATAAAAAGACTTATTCCGAAAAATTGAAAAGTTCCCAAGTTAACTAGACTATTAACTAGGAAAGTCAAGAAAACTTCTCCTACTTGGTATTGGTATCCCAATAGTTAACATAGGTAATAAAAACTTTAACTTAACAATCTAGCGATTCTAAAAGATCCAGTTTTTGGTCAATTAATCCTTAGATTTGAATTTTTGAGtccagaagaaaaacaaaatatcaTTATGCCTATCGTTTTAATAACCAATAACTCATATTAAATGGGCTTATTATCCTATTTGGGCATTCATTCCAAACTAAAACTATCATTAGATGTCTCAAGTTATGTATATACCCTTATCTTCTAATTCATATTCCATGATTATGAATCCATTATGTGATCAATCTATCTAAAGCCAAATCATATAAGCACTTCTTCGTAAGACTAGGTCTTATGGAGCTTCTCAAACTCTTCCCAGCTGAGAAAACCTCGTCTAAAGCACCAAGCACCTCTTTCCTTTCCCCTTCCTTGGTATGTCATAGTGATTTAAGGAACATAGTTGTTTTAGAAGTGTATATGAGAATTGTATCAATGCAAAACGTATTTGagaaaaatagtttatgagcatctgcTTAGTTTGGTACTGGGTTGATATGCCTACCTATAATCTTTCCACGAACCCATGCCATTGGGGCAcgcgtaccgggtatgtgtacccttagccATTTGCAAACTTAGATCCTaggggtacgcgtactgggtatgcgtattTCCTTCACGTTCACGAACTCAGAACCATGGGGGTACCCGTATAGGGTATGCCTACCCGTCAAATTCCAGAATTCATAATACAAGGGTACacatactgggtatgtgtacctacactgcaacctgaattcagtaagttctgaaaactctttttagATAAATATAAATATTCCCGATGGCCctagataataaatatcattgcttgggaaaacaaaaataatttatgagtaataaattgttcttaaccaagattgCTAAGGATCTAAAACATCCATTGctcgaatcatatttcgagagatttatcaagacaagcttaattcaaaatttcttctttgtatatTAAAtgtactaaaatcatacgacatagtctcgtaagatagaatggtaaattccttgagtaaataggatagttcagtcttcacatacatctttgttgatgaagttctccaaatgtcttcactTGACCTTCAGTCtttaatcttcgagggttattcaatgatgtctaatactcaactaccactctctaatcctagtccgagacttgaattTAATAGAccggaaatcaagatatagttttgtgcatctgacattgacaataagcttgagataacaaaacttcctagttcgaccgagcagtgctccaacaATATGGACAGCCGACTCTATAATCCTGACAAAATTATGGAATGAAATCCTCATAATTAGCTGATAAGTAGAACATATGGACCAATTGTAAACTTGTAatttcccccaaaactacaatcGATTAAGTACCTAGCGATCGATCGATTGTAAGTTGGAGATTTATGATTTTTACCATTAGGAGGATATGACATGGTCTTGGGGGTCAATTGGCTAAAACAACTTAGTGATATTTCAACTTAGACTGAAATTATCCTTAATGCACCACCCTCCATGGTAACCCTTTGATTACGTTTTCTATTATTATGCTTCCCGGCGAATCTTTCAGAAAGTTTATTAAAAAGAATACACCTACTCCGATTAGGATTTTTTTCCTTGTAATATTTGTTGTATCCATCACTCTCATTCCCTATAGTATCTCTTATTTATTGGATACTTATGATGACGTGTTTGTAGAACCAAACTCATTAATACCTCAAAGAGTTTTAGATCATAAAATTCCATTGAAGCCACACTATGAGCCCACTTCTCAAATACCCTATAAATGCTCAAATATTCATAAATTTGTAGTTGGTGAGAAACTTTTGTAAGAAATGTAATGCGCTGGTCTGATTCAAGCTATGCTCCAATTTtgttggtgaagagtaaagaCAGTTCATGGAGATTTTGCATTGACTATCGCGGGTTCAGTGATAAACAATCAAAGATAAGTTTCCAGACCCTGTCGTTGATGAGTTATTTTATAAATTATACAGAGTTATGATTTTTTCTAAAATTGACTTGCGACTAGGTTATCACTAGACATACCTAATGGAAAGGacagggtaccaagtataccaccagCTTTTTCATTCGACAACcagtatggacaaaacctaatacaattgcaagtagaccaacttaatgacaTTTGACaatatttatagagtttatatctctacccattctcaatcagaaagtctagacaATGGAGTctatgaacctgattgttaagaagattacttggacgatctcaaaaatcaatatccaagatcaatctagtcatatccaaataattcaatcagaattctgctaagtaataaaattgttattcatctttcaagatacaaattttacaagaaacaaatctCGTAGTCGATCACAATTTTAACTCTCGCAGTCGATCACAATTATACGGACGCATCTATTAAGATTGAATACATACAACTTTTGTAACTTCTATTATAAACATGAATAATATAAtattgaaaaggaaaaacacaagacaccggaagtattgttaacgaggaaaccgcaatagcagaaaaacccccggacctcgtccagatttgaacaccaaactgtattaggccgctacagacactagcctactatgagATTTCAGGCACGATGTAGTTAGGACCGAATCCACCCTACAAACGATTCAGTTACAATCAttctccttacatctcttgaacctcacaattgattcccttgacTGACGTCCTtcacaacctaagagttgcttcaacctaagtgaagacttttgataccaatatgcctctaatAGATATCCTATCCGATTTCCTTTAGATTAAAGATCAAGACTTTGCTTGCAATAGACagatctagcaaacctcacaaatacgAAACACTTACACTCATTTATATGAGAATCCTAGATTATTTACCACctatcaagaacaatcttcaacttattAATTAAAAGTATCTTTCAGATACTtatcttaaggaatcacaaagtctgatacgaagagaaatttgagattactatctatcttgcttgAAAaatattacgaaaacctcgataaaatattagcaagatcaggatacacgaactatcaaggtaaaagatagtcggacctggcttcacaaatccccaagcgaagtctttttattcgatctaattatgtttctcataggaaacCTAGCTCAACAAAGGACGACTTTATCTATCAACTAGGGCACAAATGGTCGAgaattgaatttcccagttgaaagagcatttctatttatagatgttcaagactAAGGACtgcttagaattcaagataacaagcaaacactttctttgTTTAGATAAAACTCTGATTATGGTTTCCAGTAAGCATGTGAAGAGTTGGTCTTGAAATCACACATAAGAATATACACAGTGATCCGGGTAtatgaaccgtgtataatgatagttcttggaaaatatgccttatgGACTAATAAGAAATTTGATGtttatttaaacacttaagaatctAAACATAATGCATATACTCAAGTGTTTTActgatcaatgatgtcttagaggtgtttaagaGAGTCATGGCAATGCCTACTAAAATTTTACTGGGACCGTTGGAGAAACAGTTCACGAACTGTAAAGCATATTTCACGACTCAGAGTGCtacagttcgtgaaccgggttttcCAACCCTACTTGGCTCGTAAACTCAGATGGAc
This portion of the Papaver somniferum cultivar HN1 chromosome 11, ASM357369v1, whole genome shotgun sequence genome encodes:
- the LOC113321934 gene encoding F-box protein At1g30790-like; protein product: MMSKKKRTLRLNNKKRDKEIDADHAAAHLPEELVIENILTGLPVRTLAQWSCVSKLWYNSIFNDTRFAKAHFANSKNRKLNLFVDVLNVWARDKRKACFLSLENDFKYRSYMNVNLPETSEPVGYCNGLACITLVPKSAKDPASMIVINPSRGETLSLPYFQPNNGGCEYLCHGLGFDSLSEEYKVVIIFTSKDNTKFITMVCTLGTKSWRNLVTSVAEISPPPGCSPFPNRMVSKAWGNIRTPATLCGGNLFWRITNREVEEDEVIINNNQYEIHYNDKVGMLLSFDIHKEKIQFIRLPAECNLIPTPTTTAMINIVVEHHLLEYKGYPCVAVFEKTVDSGIHHGRHRRNTQTSFCCCRLTIQLCILKNKEKQVWIKGESFSVQVKELGLLPGPFCCYFDTTTATTASFPTRILSISDQVLLYSFDGECLKFYNFQTKHLEVVRSSSCDLRSRGIFEAKMKGSPSGNGIDDKDYKEDDMYCPYLDYQLHAQVENIHSLKTFIPAGETRTFDQFNDFIQFLVSKDNDFAAGWVDTLRKPVKIHAFF